Proteins encoded together in one Tistrella bauzanensis window:
- a CDS encoding SufE family protein produces MANAATEELIENFSLFDDWEERYAYLIDLGRKLDPLPDEDRTAESKIEGCMSQVWLVSAVEPGAPPVVRYRADSDSQIVRGLIAVLMTAYSGEPADRIVATDINDIFTRIGLDKHLSPNRRNGFYAMVQRISDVAADALKRAS; encoded by the coding sequence ATGGCCAATGCCGCGACGGAAGAGCTGATCGAGAATTTCTCCCTGTTCGATGACTGGGAGGAACGCTACGCCTATCTGATCGATCTGGGACGCAAGCTGGATCCGCTGCCCGACGAAGACCGCACGGCCGAGAGCAAGATCGAGGGCTGCATGAGCCAGGTCTGGCTGGTGAGCGCGGTCGAGCCCGGGGCGCCGCCGGTGGTGCGCTATCGCGCCGACAGCGACAGCCAGATCGTGCGCGGGTTGATCGCCGTGCTGATGACCGCCTATTCGGGCGAGCCCGCCGACCGGATCGTCGCCACCGACATCAACGACATCTTCACCCGCATCGGTCTGGACAAGCATCTGAGCCCCAATCGCCGCAACGGCTTCTATGCCATGGTGCAGCGGATTTCCGATGTCGCCGCCGATGCCTTGAAGCGGGCGTCGTGA
- a CDS encoding OsmC family protein — protein MSRAEVSIGEARYAVSVRSGDHSLTADEPAALGGGNTGPAPYDLLLASLGACTAITLKMYAERKQWPLAAAHVALHFHRVDDVARIDRVLTLEGALSDDQRARLADIAERTPVTLTLKAGLGIATRLA, from the coding sequence ATGTCCAGAGCAGAGGTCAGCATCGGTGAGGCCCGCTATGCGGTCTCGGTCCGCTCAGGCGATCACAGCCTGACCGCCGACGAGCCGGCGGCGCTGGGCGGCGGCAACACAGGGCCAGCACCCTATGATCTGCTGCTGGCAAGCCTTGGTGCCTGCACCGCCATCACCCTGAAGATGTATGCCGAGCGCAAGCAGTGGCCGCTGGCCGCCGCCCATGTCGCGCTGCATTTCCACCGCGTGGATGATGTGGCCCGTATCGACCGGGTGCTGACCCTTGAGGGCGCGCTGTCGGATGACCAGCGCGCACGCCTCGCCGACATCGCCGAGCGCACCCCGGTGACGCTGACGCTGAAAGCCGGCCTCGGCATCGCCACCAGGCTGGCCTGA
- a CDS encoding amidase: protein MDELIKATARDLVARLARGDVAPGDLLDALERRIDAVDGAVNAVVTRAFDQARDAARHWMPTTDRRRQPGRLHGLPVAIKDLTATAGIRTTYGSPVFADHVPEVSDTVVARLQNRGGIVYAKTNTPEFGAGAQTFNEVFGTTRNPWHTDYTPGGSSGGSAVALATGCAWMAQGSDLGGSLRIPAAFTGVVGLRPTPGRVPRGPSVAAFSTLDVDGPMARNVADLGLMLDAMAGLYPGDPLSREAEPGAFEAAATSPMRPRRVAVSVDLGIVPVASSVRDAFARAVDRLAAEGVEIVPLDTDFSAAESSFKALRAGLMATIHEELLTRHRARLKPDLVWNIEHGLGLTAAVLGRGERDRAAMTHGLLRTLADVDLVLTPTVLTPPFPHVIRSLDEIEGHRFETYVSWLALTFAITLTGTPALSLPAGMMPVGPAGGGAPVDLPFGLQVIGRPADEAGLLARAAWMESLFTPRHLVPIDPR from the coding sequence ATGGATGAGTTGATCAAGGCCACCGCCCGCGATCTGGTGGCGCGGCTGGCGCGTGGCGATGTGGCGCCGGGTGATCTGCTGGATGCGCTGGAGCGACGCATCGATGCGGTCGACGGCGCCGTGAACGCGGTGGTGACCCGCGCCTTCGATCAGGCCCGAGATGCCGCTCGCCACTGGATGCCGACCACCGACCGGCGCCGCCAGCCCGGCCGGCTGCACGGACTGCCGGTGGCGATCAAGGATCTGACCGCCACCGCCGGCATCCGCACCACCTATGGCTCGCCGGTGTTTGCCGATCATGTGCCGGAGGTGTCCGACACGGTGGTGGCGCGGTTGCAGAACCGGGGCGGCATCGTCTATGCCAAGACCAACACCCCGGAATTCGGTGCCGGCGCCCAGACCTTCAACGAGGTGTTCGGCACCACCCGCAACCCCTGGCACACCGATTACACGCCCGGCGGCTCGTCGGGCGGCTCGGCGGTGGCGCTGGCGACCGGCTGCGCCTGGATGGCCCAGGGCTCGGATCTGGGCGGGTCGTTGCGGATTCCGGCGGCCTTCACCGGCGTGGTCGGCTTGCGCCCGACGCCGGGGCGGGTGCCGCGCGGGCCGTCGGTCGCCGCCTTCTCGACCCTGGATGTCGACGGGCCGATGGCGCGCAATGTCGCCGATCTGGGCCTGATGCTCGATGCCATGGCCGGGCTGTATCCGGGCGACCCGCTATCGCGTGAGGCGGAGCCTGGCGCCTTCGAGGCGGCGGCGACCAGCCCGATGCGGCCGCGCCGCGTGGCGGTGTCGGTCGATCTGGGGATCGTGCCGGTTGCATCGTCGGTGCGTGACGCTTTTGCCCGCGCTGTGGACCGTCTGGCCGCCGAGGGTGTGGAGATCGTCCCCCTCGATACCGATTTCTCGGCGGCCGAAAGCAGTTTCAAGGCTCTGCGCGCCGGATTGATGGCCACCATCCATGAAGAGCTGCTGACGCGCCATCGCGCGCGGCTGAAGCCCGATCTGGTGTGGAACATCGAACACGGGCTGGGGCTGACCGCCGCCGTGCTGGGGCGTGGCGAACGCGACCGCGCCGCCATGACCCATGGCCTGCTGCGCACCCTGGCCGATGTCGATCTGGTGCTGACCCCAACCGTCCTGACCCCGCCTTTCCCGCATGTCATCCGCTCGCTGGACGAGATCGAGGGCCACCGCTTCGAGACCTATGTGTCGTGGCTGGCGCTGACCTTCGCCATCACGCTCACCGGCACGCCCGCCCTGTCGCTGCCGGCCGGTATGATGCCGGTCGGCCCCGCCGGCGGCGGCGCTCCTGTGGATCTGCCCTTCGGCCTGCAGGTGATCGGCCGGCCGGCGGATGAAGCCGGTCTGCTGGCCCGTGCCGCCTGGATGGAGAGCCTGTTCACGCCCCGGCATCTGGTGCCGATCGACCCCCGCTGA
- a CDS encoding PaeR7I family type II restriction endonuclease encodes MATDMLDLADYEHKARESVMAFWGNREQARQKQIEAGAVDHGERAGVTAGKNMDGFAALATDIIRANGLQNAAIHRKRSLLTLPGYFRPTKLWDLLVIQDGRLIAALEFKSQVGPSFRNNFNNRAEEAIGTAHDFWTSYREGGFGPNPRPFLGWLMLVEDAPASRAPIRDTSPHFPVFPEFRGASCIRRYDILCQRLVREQLYTTASVITSPRSAATTGDVADISEMTNLRTFVASLAGHVAAEAARSG; translated from the coding sequence ATGGCGACTGACATGCTGGATCTGGCGGATTATGAACACAAAGCCCGCGAGTCAGTCATGGCGTTCTGGGGCAATCGCGAACAGGCGCGGCAGAAGCAGATCGAGGCCGGCGCGGTCGATCATGGTGAGCGCGCCGGCGTCACGGCTGGAAAGAACATGGACGGCTTCGCGGCCCTGGCGACCGACATCATCCGCGCCAACGGTCTCCAGAACGCGGCGATCCATCGGAAGCGGTCATTGCTGACCCTGCCGGGGTATTTCCGTCCGACGAAACTCTGGGATCTGCTGGTCATTCAGGATGGACGACTTATCGCTGCGCTGGAATTCAAGAGCCAGGTCGGACCGTCATTCAGGAACAATTTCAACAACCGTGCCGAAGAGGCCATCGGCACGGCTCATGATTTCTGGACCAGCTATCGGGAAGGCGGCTTCGGCCCGAACCCGCGCCCCTTCCTCGGCTGGCTGATGCTGGTCGAGGATGCGCCGGCATCCCGCGCGCCGATCCGTGACACCTCTCCGCACTTCCCGGTTTTCCCGGAATTCCGGGGCGCGTCCTGCATCAGGCGTTACGACATCCTTTGCCAGCGTCTCGTGCGGGAGCAGCTTTATACGACGGCATCGGTCATCACGTCGCCCCGCTCGGCGGCAACTACAGGCGACGTCGCCGACATATCCGAGATGACCAACCTTCGAACCTTCGTGGCCTCGCTCGCAGGGCATGTGGCGGCGGAAGCGGCACGGAGCGGGTGA
- a CDS encoding aldolase — protein MAHELIRQPGATVPLRLNSPIDEAALARARVDLAACLRMAARLGLAEGICNHFSALVPGRDDLFLVNPYGLAFAEVTASSLLVCDFDGNVIQGDGTPEASAFYIHARLHLNKPGAAAAFHTHMPNATALTMIEDGPPAHDPLARDPLAYAGQTALKFLGRTVVDPVYNGLALDAAEGDRIAAAMGDADILFMRSHGVMVTGPSIAEAWDDLYYLERAAEVQIRALSTGRPLLPVPEPVARATARQMRDGDAESARLHLESVKRILARSEPDFAS, from the coding sequence ATGGCCCATGAACTGATCCGCCAGCCCGGCGCCACCGTCCCCTTGCGTCTGAACAGCCCGATCGACGAGGCGGCGCTGGCGCGGGCGCGGGTGGATCTGGCCGCCTGTCTGCGGATGGCGGCGCGGCTGGGGCTGGCCGAGGGGATCTGCAACCACTTCTCGGCCCTGGTGCCGGGGCGCGACGATCTGTTTCTGGTCAACCCCTATGGGCTGGCCTTCGCCGAGGTCACCGCGTCCAGCCTGCTGGTCTGCGATTTCGACGGCAATGTCATTCAGGGCGACGGCACGCCCGAGGCGTCGGCGTTCTATATCCACGCCCGGCTGCATCTGAACAAGCCCGGCGCCGCCGCCGCCTTCCACACCCACATGCCCAACGCCACCGCGCTGACCATGATCGAGGACGGGCCGCCGGCGCATGACCCCCTGGCCCGTGACCCCCTGGCATATGCCGGGCAGACCGCGCTGAAGTTCCTGGGCCGCACGGTGGTGGACCCGGTCTATAACGGTCTGGCGCTGGACGCCGCCGAAGGCGACCGCATCGCCGCCGCCATGGGCGATGCCGACATCCTGTTCATGCGCAGCCATGGCGTGATGGTCACCGGCCCCAGCATCGCCGAGGCCTGGGACGATCTGTATTACCTGGAACGCGCCGCCGAGGTGCAGATCCGGGCGCTGTCGACCGGCCGCCCGCTGCTGCCGGTGCCGGAGCCGGTGGCGCGGGCCACGGCGCGGCAGATGCGCGACGGCGACGCCGAAAGCGCCCGGCTGCATCTGGAGAGCGTGAAGCGCATCCTGGCGCGCAGCGAGCCCGATTTCGCGTCCTGA